A single region of the Actinoplanes sp. SE50/110 genome encodes:
- a CDS encoding 2OG-Fe dioxygenase family protein, which yields MPDLAEALDDIGELKRRYRAEGAVFVDGSRLAPVLRGLGATRADLDRLRRVGDRLPEDPTLPFRRSRNGRFCYDAEAGRAYRLEFQPFVLSQEEDFVRHDSGMVRKFAEIGPDLQDNTAAQALMTFQFLMIGDVDIRPRPHLDYSTARWILTLFHLRTITTPQMLGQPALEGVHSDGVDHTMTTLIDSRNMTPDSAITYLHDRRERNGTPWYAVDPAHVVGHHQHRGFLDTMLVADHERKHSVTPVRAEDPTDNATRDMLIFFTRRPATENHISFPYDSQRPHAATPMEIDIPAYAMTGAVRR from the coding sequence GTGCCGGATCTCGCTGAGGCACTCGACGACATCGGCGAACTCAAGCGCCGGTACCGGGCCGAGGGGGCCGTCTTCGTCGACGGTTCGCGGCTGGCTCCGGTGCTGCGCGGCCTCGGGGCGACCCGGGCCGACCTCGACCGGCTCCGCCGCGTCGGTGACCGCCTGCCCGAGGACCCGACCCTGCCGTTCCGCAGGTCACGCAACGGGCGGTTCTGCTACGACGCCGAGGCCGGCCGCGCATACCGGCTCGAATTCCAGCCGTTCGTGCTCTCCCAGGAGGAGGACTTCGTCCGGCACGACTCCGGCATGGTCCGCAAGTTCGCCGAGATCGGGCCGGACCTGCAGGACAACACGGCCGCACAGGCCCTGATGACGTTCCAGTTCCTGATGATCGGCGACGTCGACATCCGCCCACGGCCGCATCTGGACTACTCCACCGCCCGGTGGATCCTCACCCTGTTCCACCTGCGGACCATCACCACGCCGCAGATGCTCGGGCAGCCGGCGCTCGAGGGTGTGCACAGCGACGGCGTCGACCACACCATGACCACGCTGATCGACAGCCGCAACATGACCCCGGACAGCGCGATCACCTACCTGCACGACCGGCGCGAGCGCAACGGCACGCCGTGGTACGCGGTCGACCCCGCCCACGTCGTCGGTCATCACCAGCACCGCGGCTTCCTGGACACCATGCTGGTGGCCGACCACGAGCGCAAGCACAGCGTCACCCCGGTGCGGGCCGAGGATCCGACGGACAACGCCACCCGGGACATGCTGATCTTCTTCACCCGCCGGCCCGCCACCGAGAACCACATCTCCTTCCCGTACGACTCGCAACGCCCGCACGCCGCGACGCCGATGGAGATCGACATTCCGGCGTACGCCATGACCGGCGCGGTTCGACGATGA
- a CDS encoding glutamate-cysteine ligase family protein: protein MAAATFTTLLTPANACAALPVVVEEELLLADRDTGTAVPADEALAAALAPHGRVIGGTVTLVSSPSTALTTLRADLLRGRRAAAAAAAEHGAHLLAVGMTPEDPAAALCGLTIHVGVPDGRAAVRVCRRLPAWLPVVEALTANSPFARGADTGHASWRFVQAQRRALGAFGPALRSAGAIAMTPSGAGASRSDEALPSGEASLSGEPLRSGGPLRSGEASLSAAASLSAGALRSAGALRSGEAAIEAAAAVSAAVQAAEAGLPESLRYWRVRPSPTPAVQIRVGDVGLSADDTVVAVGLLRAAVLAAVQDTGPGHRPVPVGPAVLRAAHWRASRQGLQARLFDPASGRPAPSWHVIDQIAAAMFLPSGDFETVRDGLARLRDEGNGADRQRRIVARADDGRAVRSALARLTIQG, encoded by the coding sequence ATGGCCGCGGCAACCTTCACCACCCTCCTGACACCCGCCAACGCCTGCGCGGCGCTGCCCGTCGTGGTCGAGGAGGAGCTGCTGCTGGCCGACCGGGACACCGGAACGGCCGTCCCGGCCGATGAGGCGCTCGCCGCGGCCCTGGCGCCGCACGGACGGGTCATCGGTGGGACGGTGACGCTGGTGTCGTCGCCGTCGACCGCTCTCACCACCCTCCGCGCGGATCTGCTGCGCGGCCGACGAGCGGCCGCCGCGGCCGCCGCGGAACACGGCGCGCACCTGCTGGCGGTCGGCATGACGCCCGAAGACCCGGCGGCGGCCCTCTGCGGCCTGACGATTCACGTCGGTGTTCCCGACGGCCGGGCGGCGGTGCGGGTATGCCGCCGGTTGCCGGCCTGGTTGCCGGTCGTCGAGGCGCTCACCGCCAACTCGCCGTTCGCCCGCGGCGCCGACACCGGCCACGCGAGCTGGCGTTTCGTGCAGGCCCAACGGCGCGCGCTCGGCGCGTTCGGGCCGGCCCTGCGGTCAGCCGGCGCGATCGCCATGACCCCCTCGGGCGCCGGGGCCTCGCGGTCCGACGAAGCTTTGCCATCCGGCGAGGCTTCGCTATCCGGCGAACCTTTGCGATCCGGCGGACCTTTGCGATCCGGCGAAGCTTCGCTATCCGCCGCAGCTTCGCTATCCGCCGGAGCTTTGCGATCCGCCGGAGCTTTGCGATCCGGCGAAGCGGCCATCGAAGCGGCCGCCGCGGTGTCCGCGGCCGTCCAGGCGGCGGAGGCCGGCCTGCCGGAGTCGCTGCGCTACTGGCGGGTGCGGCCGAGCCCCACGCCGGCGGTCCAGATCCGGGTCGGCGACGTGGGCCTGAGCGCCGACGACACGGTCGTGGCGGTCGGTCTGCTGCGAGCCGCCGTGCTCGCCGCGGTCCAGGACACCGGGCCCGGGCACCGACCGGTCCCGGTGGGTCCGGCGGTGCTCCGCGCTGCCCACTGGCGTGCGTCCCGGCAGGGTCTGCAGGCCCGGCTGTTCGACCCGGCGAGCGGCCGCCCCGCGCCGTCCTGGCACGTCATCGATCAGATCGCGGCGGCCATGTTCCTCCCGTCGGGCGATTTCGAGACGGTACGCGACGGGTTGGCGCGTCTGCGCGACGAGGGCAACGGCGCCGACCGGCAGCGCCGGATCGTGGCTCGGGCCGACGACGGCCGGGCCGTCCGCTCGGCGCTCGCCCGACTGACCATCCAGGGATGA
- a CDS encoding sigma-70 family RNA polymerase sigma factor, whose translation MPTTTGVTIEDDLDLIAEEYARLLATADQATDRRLRAEMIDRMVPFARRLAQRYRHSGEPFEDLVQVASLGLVKAVSRYLPERGSFTAYAVATISGELKRHFRDHTWSVRAPRRLQHLAAQTRVAEVELAHELGRAPTEGEVAQRCHIDSETLDEARTAASGYRAVSLSLPLGEGDGELADLLGSADPAFNQVADYLAVAKLARRLPPRVRRILILRFYQDRTQAQIAAEIGISQMHVSRVLTRALTWLREALLQDTVPPWPGNDADPMDGRVVSRLRPDGATEARICGEIDADSAVLLQETLMDTLRRLGGGALVLDLAGVSLLSAAGARVLRGVADAGRAHGVTVRLTGVRPTVRRVVAVAGLTRLLAPA comes from the coding sequence ATGCCTACGACAACTGGGGTGACGATCGAGGACGACCTCGATCTGATCGCCGAGGAGTACGCGCGTCTGCTGGCCACGGCCGACCAGGCCACCGATCGGCGCCTGCGCGCGGAGATGATCGATCGGATGGTGCCGTTCGCCCGGCGCCTGGCCCAGCGTTACCGGCACAGCGGCGAGCCGTTCGAGGACCTCGTGCAGGTCGCCTCCCTCGGCCTGGTCAAGGCCGTGTCCCGCTACCTGCCGGAGCGGGGGTCGTTCACCGCGTACGCCGTCGCCACGATCAGTGGAGAGTTGAAGCGGCACTTCCGGGACCACACCTGGTCGGTCCGCGCGCCGCGCCGCCTGCAGCACCTGGCCGCGCAGACCAGGGTGGCCGAGGTCGAGCTGGCGCACGAGCTGGGCCGGGCGCCGACCGAGGGGGAGGTGGCGCAGCGCTGCCACATCGACTCGGAGACGCTGGACGAGGCCCGGACGGCGGCGAGCGGATACCGTGCCGTGTCGCTGAGTCTGCCGCTCGGCGAGGGCGACGGCGAGCTCGCCGATCTGCTGGGCAGCGCCGACCCCGCGTTCAACCAGGTCGCCGACTATCTCGCGGTGGCCAAACTCGCCCGCCGGCTCCCGCCGCGGGTCCGCCGGATCCTGATCCTGCGCTTCTACCAGGACCGTACCCAGGCCCAGATCGCCGCCGAGATCGGCATCTCGCAGATGCACGTGTCCCGGGTGCTCACCCGGGCCCTGACCTGGTTGCGCGAGGCGCTGCTGCAGGACACGGTGCCGCCCTGGCCGGGCAACGACGCCGACCCGATGGACGGCCGGGTGGTCAGCCGCCTGCGGCCGGACGGCGCGACCGAGGCCCGGATCTGCGGCGAGATCGACGCGGACAGCGCCGTCCTGCTGCAGGAGACACTCATGGACACGCTGCGCCGGCTGGGCGGCGGCGCGCTGGTCCTCGACCTGGCCGGGGTGTCGCTGCTGAGCGCCGCCGGAGCGCGCGTGCTGCGCGGGGTGGCGGACGCCGGACGCGCCCACGGCGTGACGGTCCGGCTGACCGGTGTGCGGCCCACCGTCCGCCGGGTCGTCGCGGTCGCCGGCCTGACCCGCCTGCTGGCGCCCGCCTGA
- a CDS encoding ATP-grasp domain-containing protein: protein MTTVVVLEPQSSGLSLLRYGKAAGHRIVVLSRDAGDRRVPDDHRRYIDELIEVETNDQAAVDAALDRLPRIDAVVPGLEFHVGVAARAAARLGLPGLPVTTVDLVRDKHLMRAALDRAGLPAPRWAAVTSPREAVRAATAIGYPLVLKPADFCGSFHVTKVTDEVELTAAYRRMAADETRDFGRTAGARALVEEYLTGPELSVEGYVHDGRVTVAAIVEKRLSPEPSFVEIGHVVPAELDAGVADRIRRHTGAVARALGVTMGPFHHEIRLTADGPVTIELAARLAGGQIYELIELTTGVCLPRAMLAGYLGRAPRETRTKDAAGAAATVFFIPAGPVSGTRALGADRVESLPGYVRHRFTVVPGAAVPAGTDHRCRLGYAILRAGSTAEARRLSTTAAGLVTFE, encoded by the coding sequence ATGACCACCGTCGTCGTGCTTGAACCCCAGTCGTCCGGGCTGTCCCTGCTGCGCTACGGCAAGGCGGCCGGCCACCGGATCGTGGTGCTGTCCCGCGACGCCGGCGACCGGCGCGTGCCGGACGACCACCGCCGCTACATCGACGAACTCATCGAGGTCGAGACCAACGACCAGGCCGCGGTCGATGCCGCCCTGGACCGGCTGCCCCGGATCGACGCCGTCGTACCGGGCCTGGAGTTCCACGTCGGCGTCGCCGCCCGGGCCGCCGCCCGCCTCGGGCTGCCCGGCCTGCCGGTCACGACGGTCGACCTGGTCCGCGACAAGCACCTGATGCGGGCCGCTCTCGACCGGGCCGGACTGCCGGCGCCCCGCTGGGCGGCGGTGACGTCACCCCGGGAAGCCGTCCGGGCGGCCACCGCCATCGGCTACCCGCTGGTGCTCAAACCGGCCGACTTCTGCGGCAGCTTCCACGTCACCAAAGTCACCGACGAGGTGGAGCTGACCGCCGCGTACCGGCGGATGGCCGCCGACGAGACCCGCGACTTCGGCCGCACCGCCGGCGCCCGCGCGCTGGTCGAGGAGTATCTGACCGGGCCGGAGCTGAGCGTCGAGGGATACGTGCACGACGGCAGGGTCACGGTGGCGGCGATCGTCGAGAAGAGACTGTCGCCGGAGCCGTCGTTCGTCGAGATCGGACACGTCGTGCCGGCCGAGCTCGACGCCGGCGTCGCGGACCGGATCCGGCGGCACACCGGGGCGGTCGCCAGGGCGCTCGGCGTCACCATGGGGCCGTTCCACCACGAGATCCGGCTCACCGCGGACGGCCCGGTCACCATCGAACTGGCGGCCCGGCTGGCCGGCGGCCAGATCTACGAGCTGATCGAACTCACCACCGGCGTCTGCCTGCCGCGCGCGATGCTCGCCGGCTATCTGGGGCGGGCGCCCCGGGAGACCCGCACGAAGGACGCGGCCGGCGCGGCGGCAACGGTGTTCTTCATCCCGGCCGGGCCGGTGTCCGGCACCCGTGCGCTCGGCGCGGATCGGGTGGAATCGCTGCCGGGGTACGTGCGGCACCGGTTCACCGTCGTCCCGGGTGCCGCGGTCCCGGCGGGCACCGACCATCGGTGCCGGCTCGGCTACGCGATCCTGCGGGCGGGCAGCACCGCGGAGGCCCGCCGGCTCAGCACGACCGCCGCCGGACTGGTCACCTTCGAGTGA
- a CDS encoding fatty acid desaturase: protein MTTAVTPPRAGLDRSVLIALAGVVQRRVLLTMTAMAALYAGALTLALRLDEPVVTVAATLALTMVMSGFIQAAHDCVHGSHLRSRRANRVMGAAWCTPILINFTNYRYQHLVHHRFTGVPGDTEPEKTFTGLGAYLYSMSGITLWRYNVITATRTWQHRFPASVTGHPDRRRASRQDNLVICLWVAVALTLTAIFPYAVLLGYWLPLLASTVVARFTGLTEHYGLWGVPDIERNTRTVRSNPVMRFFMWNANYHAEHHRFPAVPTLNLHRLHRALPEPHPLQAASYTAFHLRLIRHLTPGETS, encoded by the coding sequence ATGACCACCGCCGTCACCCCACCGCGTGCCGGCCTGGACCGGTCGGTGCTGATCGCGCTGGCCGGTGTGGTGCAGCGCCGGGTGCTGCTCACCATGACCGCGATGGCCGCCCTCTACGCCGGCGCGCTGACCCTCGCACTGCGCCTGGACGAGCCGGTCGTCACGGTCGCCGCGACGCTGGCGCTGACCATGGTCATGTCCGGTTTCATCCAGGCCGCCCACGACTGCGTGCACGGCTCGCACCTGCGGTCCCGGCGCGCCAACCGGGTCATGGGCGCCGCCTGGTGCACCCCGATCCTGATCAACTTCACCAACTACCGCTACCAGCACCTGGTCCACCACCGGTTCACCGGTGTCCCGGGCGACACCGAGCCGGAGAAGACCTTCACCGGCCTCGGCGCATACCTCTACTCGATGAGCGGCATCACGCTCTGGCGCTACAACGTCATCACCGCCACCCGCACCTGGCAGCACCGATTCCCGGCCAGTGTCACCGGCCACCCGGACCGGCGCCGCGCGTCGCGGCAGGACAACCTGGTCATCTGTCTCTGGGTCGCGGTCGCGCTGACGCTCACCGCGATTTTCCCGTACGCCGTTCTGCTCGGCTACTGGCTGCCCCTGCTGGCGTCCACCGTGGTCGCGCGGTTCACCGGGCTCACCGAGCACTACGGGCTGTGGGGTGTGCCGGACATCGAGCGCAACACCCGCACCGTGCGGTCGAACCCGGTGATGCGCTTCTTCATGTGGAACGCCAACTACCACGCCGAGCACCACCGGTTCCCGGCCGTGCCGACGCTGAACCTGCACCGGCTGCACCGGGCGCTGCCCGAACCGCATCCGCTGCAGGCCGCCTCGTACACCGCATTCCATCTGCGGCTGATCCGGCATCTCACCCCAGGAGAGACGTCATGA
- a CDS encoding MalY/PatB family protein — protein MDRGGGPTVAALRAAGHLKWTGDGPGLLGASVAEMDFGTAPAVATALTRAIDDGLLGYLPPALARAAARACADWQRTAYGWAVADDDVRLVPDVVRALHLAIAHFSRPGSPVIVPVPAYMPFLTVPAMLDREIIAVPMAQHHDGAPRFDLDRLDRAFGAGGDLLLLSSPQNPLGHVPDSGELLALSRVVDAHGGRVFADEIHAPLVYTGRRHIPYASISPVTAGHTLTATSASKAWNVAGLKCAQVILSNDADRKRWDRLDRLATDGTSTLGAVATAAAFHDGRGWLDSVLTRLDHNRWRLADLVRDRLPGVRYVPPAGTYLAWLDLRGLRRRPDDLAGVVARHARVSVVDGADCGAPGFLRLNFATTEPILVRIVDQLAGPLGEWT, from the coding sequence GTGGATCGCGGCGGCGGACCCACGGTCGCGGCACTGCGTGCCGCCGGCCATCTCAAGTGGACCGGCGACGGTCCCGGCCTGCTCGGCGCCTCGGTCGCGGAGATGGATTTCGGCACCGCCCCCGCGGTGGCGACGGCACTGACCCGGGCGATCGACGACGGGCTGCTCGGCTACCTGCCCCCGGCCCTGGCCCGGGCCGCGGCCCGGGCCTGCGCCGACTGGCAGCGCACGGCATACGGGTGGGCGGTCGCGGACGACGACGTGCGCCTGGTCCCGGACGTGGTCCGGGCCCTGCACCTGGCGATCGCGCACTTCTCCCGGCCCGGCTCGCCGGTGATCGTGCCGGTGCCGGCGTACATGCCGTTCCTGACGGTGCCCGCGATGCTGGACCGGGAGATCATCGCGGTGCCGATGGCGCAGCACCACGACGGCGCGCCCCGCTTCGACCTGGACCGCCTGGACCGGGCCTTCGGGGCGGGCGGCGACCTGCTGCTGCTCTCCTCGCCGCAGAACCCGCTCGGGCACGTCCCGGACAGCGGCGAGCTACTGGCGTTGTCCCGGGTCGTCGACGCCCACGGCGGCCGGGTGTTCGCCGACGAGATCCACGCGCCGCTGGTCTACACCGGGCGGCGGCACATCCCGTACGCGTCGATCTCACCGGTCACCGCGGGGCACACGCTGACCGCCACCTCGGCCTCGAAGGCGTGGAACGTGGCCGGGCTCAAATGCGCGCAGGTGATCCTGAGTAACGACGCCGACCGGAAACGCTGGGACCGGCTCGACCGGCTGGCCACCGACGGCACCTCCACGCTGGGCGCGGTCGCGACCGCCGCCGCCTTCCACGACGGCCGGGGCTGGCTCGACTCGGTGCTCACCCGGCTGGACCACAACCGGTGGCGGCTGGCCGACCTGGTCCGCGACCGGCTGCCCGGCGTCCGGTACGTTCCGCCGGCCGGCACCTACCTCGCCTGGCTGGATCTGCGCGGCCTGCGCCGGCGGCCGGACGACCTGGCCGGCGTCGTCGCCCGTCACGCGCGGGTCAGTGTCGTCGACGGGGCCGACTGCGGCGCCCCCGGCTTCCTCCGCCTGAACTTCGCCACCACCGAACCGATCCTCGTCCGGATCGTCGACCAGCTGGCCGGGCCGTTAGGAGAGTGGACATGA
- a CDS encoding GFA family protein, whose translation MSDAQERTWHDGRCHCGNVRFSVSLTSHLTVTLCNCGICHMSGHQELMLPEDFFRLHQGQEFLKPYRFGTMVADHTFCAVCGIMPFYRPRSHPTGYFSVNARCLDLSFAEHVEYAEFDGQNWEASIAAGRHKLTA comes from the coding sequence ATGAGCGACGCCCAGGAGCGGACCTGGCACGACGGGCGATGCCACTGCGGCAACGTGCGTTTCTCGGTCTCGCTCACCAGCCACCTGACCGTGACCCTGTGCAACTGCGGGATCTGCCACATGTCCGGCCATCAGGAGCTGATGCTGCCCGAGGACTTCTTCCGGCTGCACCAGGGACAGGAGTTCCTCAAGCCGTACCGGTTCGGCACGATGGTCGCCGACCACACGTTCTGCGCGGTCTGCGGCATCATGCCGTTCTACCGTCCCCGGTCCCACCCGACCGGCTACTTCAGCGTCAACGCGCGCTGCCTCGACCTCAGCTTCGCCGAGCACGTCGAGTACGCCGAGTTCGACGGGCAGAACTGGGAGGCCAGCATCGCCGCCGGCCGGCACAAACTGACAGCCTAG